One Arachis hypogaea cultivar Tifrunner chromosome 18, arahy.Tifrunner.gnm2.J5K5, whole genome shotgun sequence genomic window, TGTTGACTGGGTTCCCGCTGGTGATCTTGAAGATGTTACTTCTAAAGAGGTGAATACTTGGCATTCTGCTGTATTGCGTATGTAAGCACGTCTTATTTTCAATTTATGCCAAACCTCTAATGATTATGTAATATTTTAGGATCCCGAGGCATACAAAGCTGCTTGGACGCTTCTGAAGGTTTGACCATTTGAACTGTGGACTAAATTCCTTTGTTCAGTTTCCCAAATTCCTATTATAATGCATTAAAATTAGACCATTTTCCTGTTACCTAAATCGAATTCCTTTGCAGGGTGCTCATGGGGTTCTAGTTCCAGGAGGTTTTGGGGATAGAGGAGTGCAAGGGAAAATTCTTGCTGCTAAATATGCTCGAGAAAATAATGTTCCGTATTTGGGCATTTGCTTGGGTATGCAAATTGCTGTGATAGAGTATGCACGATCCGTTCTGGGTCTGCATGATGCTACCAGCACAGAATTTGATCCCGAGGCCAAGAACCCTGCCGTCATATTCATGCCTGAAGTATGTTTTACTATTTACAATACAGCTTGAGTCGGAGAATGTTGGTTTTGACGACCTAGTTAAACCGTTGTCTTTTATTGATAGGGTTCAAAGACTCACATGGGAGGAACCATGCGTCTTGGTTCAAGGAGGACCTTCTTTGAAGTTGCTGATTGCAAATCTGCAAAGTTGTAAGAACCGAGAACAGATCTTGCGTTTGCATAAACACATTCCATTTCCTTCTTAATAAGATTTATACACCCATTGTTATTCTGCTGTACTTGTCATTTGTTTCACTGAATTCCTTTGTTATTCATTGTTACATAAATAATTAAAGGTTAACTCAAGATAGTAGTAACTTTGGGATATTCATTTTACATTGCTTTTACATATCTAAGATACtaaaatttggaattttcttCATAGGTATGGTCATGTAAAGTACATCGATGAGCGACATCGCCATAGATACGAGGTAAATTAGTTTGAAGGCAAAGAATTTGTGTGTGTACAATTTTATATGCTAACTCTTATCGCAACTCTGTATAGGTTAATCCTGACATGATATCACAGCTGGAGAATGCTGGTCTATCTTTTGTAGGCAAAGATGAAAGTGGGAAGCGCATGGAGGTGTGTTCTTACATACGAAGTTGTTAATAGCGTGGATGTTAAGATTATCAAACAATGTTTAACAATACAATCTGTTAATTACGTACACGAGTGCAGATAGTAGAACTGCCTAGCCATCCGTATTTCATTGGCGTACAGTTTCACCCAGAATTCAAATCCAGACCAGGGAAACCTTCTCCTGTCTTCTCAGGTATTAATCTCTAGAGTCCTTTAGCGCCTTTTTCGTACATGAGCCGGTTGTTCCATCCATGCTTATTTAAAAGGTTTATGTCCTGGTTGGTAAAATTTTCCTTCCAATTCTAAAGAAAACATTGATAATCATCTTTCATTCTCTGGTCAAAATCTCTTGCTGTTCTATTTAACTAATAATGAACCCAAGCTATGGTCATGGTTAAagaattaaaacccctttttctctcatttgTTGTTGCTTATATTACTCGCTTCTAATCATGTGATAACTAATGCAATATAAATCACATCGAGTAATGCTGCTATTATTTGATTCAAAGTATCTAGCCTGTGCTATCTTATGACTattttaatgaaaataatttaaaaaaatcagttAATTCTTTTACATCCTTGCATGTGGTAGACTTTAGTCTATGATGCATAATTATGTAACAGCTTGAAAGTCTCCTCGAGTTCTTTCTATGATCATCATACTTTTGATGCAATGCGCAATAAACCATATTAGTTAATATGATATATCATATGAATGCCTTATTTGTCAAAACAGGATTAATAGCAGCAGCTTGTGAACAAAAGAAAGCAATACTACTACCAAGCAATGGCCATGCCAAGTTAACTAGTGGAATATATAGTGGAGTGAACGGACACTCGTCGATACTAAAATCTCACCCAAACGGTAACGGCTTCATTGCATCCAATGGCACCTTAAACCTATATGCCAAGGGCAACGGTGTATGTGTCGACGGTAGTTGTTAGTCGGTCATCAGTGTGTTGGTGACAGTACCAAAAGTCCTGGTATAATTCTCTCCAAGGGCATCATCGTCATATCGTGTTGTCCTCGGTTTTTCCCTGTACAGTTAGTGAGTTGGATAGATCTCCAGAATGAAACAAGTTTTGAGTCTAACAGCAATTTCTTCATGTTTCTTCCCTAGTTTCTTCTACATTGTGTTTATGGTGTGGCATTTGGAGCCACCattgatttaatttgattttcaggTTCTTGTTGGTTAGAAACATTGGCCAAAGACTAGTTCTATTACACTCCACTCACTTTGATCATGCCAAATATTTGGGCTTTGGTGGCTTTTTCCAGTGGCATTTTAGGAAATTTCTTCTTTAGTATACAGGCTGAAGGTGTAAAACTTACTTTCAACcaagtgtctttttttttttttttttttttataattttgttttcttctgCGTGGCCATAATGTAAAACTCTTTTATGTTATGCACATTGAAGTTGAATTTAGTTTTTCTCCggaatttagatttttttatctGTCGAAAGTTTTTAGACCAACCCTTCCAATTCTCCTTCCTGAAGCTATTTATTCAAGATATGAGGAGAGAGTATACATTGTTTAATTGGTAATGCGAAAGTTATTTTTTTTGTCGAAATTGAAACGTTAATATATGATTTGATGTCTTGTGAAAAACTCTGATTTTGATAATGGATAAGATTAAATTCCTTATTACTTATTTTGCAATTATCTCGAGAAGAAAAATGCATTGTACATAAATTAGAGGGAAAGAATGATAAGAGAATGATAAGCGATTAATTATGATCAAGTGCATTAAGAAAGAAATGATGAATTTAAGGAAGAGATAATTTgagttatatggaatttttttgttttcatttttcataATCATGTGAATTTAAactctattctccaaaatcttatTACATTCTATCTACAGGTCTATGATTTCTTAACCCAAATCCTACTTGCATATTAGACCATTTCACTCGACCTTATATGCAAAAAAacgaatttattttcaataaacaaatatttaggctataaatatactaataatataaaaattacaaaattaattccATATTACAATTAGACATCACACAATCATTATTAAGTTaatctaaaattcaaaatttatgttaCTAGCAAATTAAATGCCAAATTGGCGGCATAAAATGCTTTTTTTTATAAGGAAAGGCTTTGGTTCGATTCCCTTCTccatcatcatatatatataaacatgcaTATTATAATATTAAGACTTTGGATTGGTTTGATAAGTTTGGTGCAACATTTAAACTCAACTTTACCTGCAGTTCAATTTACTCTGCAGGCAACCCTACCTGTTGAGAATTGGGTTGTCAAACTATTAatgaacatttttttttataccaacgagttataattcaaatggcaCAATCTCCCTATATTCACCTAAGAAGTCGTAGTAAACAAAAAAatgaacattttttttaattaaagtttGAAAAGATTTAAGAAGAGGTGTATGTTGACTTATCAacttttttaatgaaattttaaagTCTAAGAATATGCTAAATAAACGAGAGAATAGTTTCTTGGTTACTATTTACAAATGAATCAAACTATTGAATCATCCC contains:
- the LOC112771224 gene encoding uncharacterized protein, producing the protein MCGFVICSVAKEPNLKEWTTRTKAYDKCHETVRIAMVGKYTGLSDAYLSVLKALLHAAVARNRKLLVDWVPAGDLEDVTSKEDPEAYKAAWTLLKGAHGVLVPGGFGDRGVQGKILAAKYARENNVPYLGICLGMQIAVIEYARSVLGLHDATSTEFDPEAKNPAVIFMPEGSKTHMGGTMRLGSRRTFFEVADCKSAKLYGHVKYIDERHRHRYEVNPDMISQLENAGLSFVGKDESGKRMEIVELPSHPYFIGVQFHPEFKSRPGKPSPVFSGLIAAACEQKKAILLPSNGHAKLTSGIYSGVNGHSSILKSHPNGNGFIASNGTLNLYAKGNGVCVDGSC